A single genomic interval of Haloterrigena salifodinae harbors:
- a CDS encoding universal stress protein, with amino-acid sequence MPRKTLVPVDGSPQADAAFRYALEEFPEANITVLHVIQLPKGYWSVLAESETEFPGHERAEEHARTLFEAAENTASSFDHPVDTTIERGDPSREIVDYAIANDVEQIVMGSHGRQGASRLLFGSVAEKVVRRAPMTVVVVHEAS; translated from the coding sequence ATGCCACGGAAGACACTCGTTCCGGTCGACGGGTCACCACAGGCCGACGCGGCGTTTCGATACGCGCTGGAAGAGTTTCCGGAGGCGAATATTACCGTACTACACGTAATCCAGCTCCCGAAGGGCTACTGGTCGGTTCTAGCCGAGTCGGAAACGGAGTTCCCCGGACATGAGCGAGCGGAGGAGCACGCTCGCACGCTCTTCGAAGCGGCCGAGAACACTGCATCCTCCTTCGACCATCCCGTCGATACGACGATCGAACGAGGTGATCCGTCACGGGAAATCGTCGACTACGCAATCGCGAACGACGTCGAGCAGATCGTAATGGGAAGTCACGGACGGCAAGGCGCCAGTCGGCTCCTGTTCGGCAGTGTCGCGGAAAAAGTCGTTCGACGCGCGCCGATGACCGTCGTCGTCGTCCACGAGGCTAGCTGA
- a CDS encoding DUF5787 family protein: MSASVSEFAFELELCARLEGRREGIVARQLGASVADPGGRILDVVRVEPSPEFDERAAIASEAIPDAAIAADVGTGRARYWKDAFDCHPDRARRAMERACEIGFFERELRNGRDYVRQTARYPDWYDRIVGIENKPDLERPGDLEAQLRTDVSLALVDEIVLATESYVTRAHLHRIPDEVGVWRVHHDPDASSLEIEVVREPTRLSVDRPGIEPLESHPGRTEIDVVDADAKARARRRLAERAYGKGWRTYDFPDCRACRPDDSSGATLPYCAWKGRVVDARSECGPSCEGYDPRSSDSESAASDSGVDLEAERDRRTPWVAEPEGRRRRQSGLDQFG, translated from the coding sequence GTGTCCGCGTCCGTCTCGGAGTTCGCGTTCGAACTCGAACTGTGCGCCCGTCTCGAGGGGCGCCGCGAGGGAATCGTCGCCCGCCAGCTCGGCGCGAGCGTCGCCGATCCCGGCGGACGGATCCTCGACGTCGTCCGCGTCGAGCCCAGCCCCGAGTTTGACGAGCGCGCCGCGATCGCGAGCGAGGCGATTCCCGACGCGGCGATCGCGGCCGACGTCGGCACCGGCCGGGCTCGCTACTGGAAGGACGCCTTTGACTGCCACCCGGATCGCGCGCGGCGAGCGATGGAGCGCGCCTGCGAGATCGGCTTCTTCGAACGCGAACTCCGGAACGGGCGCGACTACGTCCGACAGACCGCCCGCTACCCCGACTGGTACGACCGTATCGTCGGCATCGAGAACAAACCCGATCTCGAGCGGCCGGGCGACCTCGAGGCCCAGTTGCGGACCGACGTCAGCCTCGCGCTGGTCGACGAGATCGTGCTGGCGACCGAGAGTTACGTTACGCGCGCGCACCTGCACAGAATTCCGGACGAGGTCGGCGTCTGGCGGGTCCACCACGACCCCGACGCGTCGTCGCTCGAGATCGAGGTCGTCCGCGAGCCGACGCGGCTTTCCGTCGACCGGCCGGGGATCGAGCCGCTCGAGTCCCACCCCGGCCGGACCGAGATCGACGTCGTCGACGCCGACGCGAAGGCGCGAGCGCGCCGGCGCCTCGCCGAACGCGCCTACGGCAAGGGCTGGCGGACCTACGACTTCCCCGACTGCAGGGCCTGCCGCCCGGACGACTCGAGCGGCGCGACGCTGCCGTACTGCGCGTGGAAGGGACGCGTCGTCGACGCGCGGTCGGAGTGCGGTCCGTCCTGCGAGGGGTACGATCCCCGGTCGTCGGACTCCGAATCGGCGGCATCGGACTCCGGAGTCGACCTCGAGGCCGAACGCGACCGTCGAACGCCCTGGGTGGCAGAGCCGGAGGGGAGACGACGTCGGCAGTCCGGACTCGACCAATTCGGCTGA
- a CDS encoding phosphate signaling complex PhoU family protein: METRKVQVTGGSTYTVSLPKTWATENDISSGATVEIYSEDDTLLVTPQREADHQEGTLDVSTLEDEQLVRAVLTMYVSGFDVIRLESGRITTDQRRAIRSAVQGLVGVEVVEEGTESVVIQDLLDSSELSIVNAVTRMRLIATSMLEDAVTALVENDDDIAQDVIERDDDVDRLFLVVSRIFRATLRSPRAAEGLGVSREDCFDFHSSARQLERVADHAVKISQIAKKLDEIPERVAEALLEVHADVETILEKSMDALFAEDTDEATDLGHDALASVRDIDEHTRRIDDMLRELEPVQAQSLGLIVDSLSRSADYGGNIAETALQKAAPRP, translated from the coding sequence ATGGAGACCCGAAAGGTCCAGGTGACCGGCGGATCGACGTACACGGTGTCGCTTCCGAAGACGTGGGCTACCGAGAACGATATCAGTAGCGGCGCGACGGTCGAGATCTACTCGGAGGACGATACGCTGCTCGTCACTCCCCAGCGCGAGGCCGACCACCAGGAGGGGACGCTCGACGTCTCCACCCTCGAGGACGAACAGCTCGTCCGGGCCGTCCTGACGATGTACGTCAGCGGCTTCGACGTCATCCGCCTCGAATCGGGCCGCATCACGACCGACCAGCGACGGGCGATCCGCAGCGCCGTGCAGGGACTGGTCGGCGTCGAGGTCGTCGAGGAGGGAACGGAGAGCGTCGTCATTCAGGACCTGCTCGACTCCTCGGAGCTGTCGATCGTCAACGCGGTGACGCGCATGCGCCTGATCGCGACCTCGATGCTCGAGGACGCCGTCACGGCGCTGGTCGAGAACGACGACGACATCGCCCAGGACGTCATCGAGCGCGACGACGACGTCGACCGCCTCTTCCTCGTCGTCTCGCGGATCTTCCGCGCGACGCTGCGTTCCCCGCGGGCCGCGGAGGGACTCGGCGTCTCCCGCGAGGACTGCTTCGACTTCCACTCGAGCGCTCGCCAGCTCGAGCGGGTCGCCGACCACGCCGTCAAGATCAGCCAGATCGCGAAGAAGCTCGACGAGATCCCCGAGCGCGTCGCCGAGGCGCTGCTGGAGGTTCACGCCGACGTCGAGACGATCCTCGAGAAATCGATGGACGCGCTGTTCGCCGAGGACACCGACGAAGCGACCGACCTCGGCCACGACGCCCTCGCGTCGGTCCGCGACATCGACGAACACACCCGCCGCATCGACGACATGCTCCGTGAACTCGAGCCGGTGCAGGCCCAGTCGCTGGGGCTGATCGTCGACTCGCTGTCCCGGAGCGCCGACTACGGCGGCAACATCGCTGAGACGGCCCTCCAGAAGGCCGCGCCGCGGCCGTAG
- the pstB gene encoding phosphate ABC transporter ATP-binding protein PstB has protein sequence MGLDAPTGSLHAPDETVAEPESTTETRAGTDPESIALEAQDLDVYYGDDQALQSIDMEIPEGEVTALIGPSGCGKSTFLRSINRMNDLIDIARVNGALDFNGKNVYDDDVDPVALRRKIGMVFQKPNPFPKSIRDNVAFGLKVQGKDENVDAKVEQALERAALLEEVEDQLDSSGLDLSGGQQQRLCIARAIAPDPEVLLMDEPASALDPIATAKIEELIEELSEEYTVVVVTHNMQQAARISDKTAVFLTGGELVEFDDTEKIFENPEHDRVEDYITGKFG, from the coding sequence ATGGGATTGGACGCACCGACCGGGTCACTGCACGCTCCCGACGAGACGGTCGCGGAACCGGAGTCGACGACCGAGACGCGAGCCGGAACCGATCCGGAATCAATCGCGCTCGAGGCACAGGATCTCGACGTCTACTACGGGGACGATCAGGCGCTCCAGAGCATCGACATGGAGATCCCCGAGGGGGAGGTAACCGCGCTCATCGGGCCGTCGGGCTGTGGGAAGTCGACGTTCCTGCGCTCGATTAACCGCATGAACGACCTCATCGACATCGCCCGCGTCAACGGGGCTCTGGACTTCAACGGGAAGAACGTCTACGACGACGACGTCGACCCCGTCGCCTTACGCCGGAAGATCGGGATGGTCTTCCAGAAGCCCAACCCGTTCCCGAAGAGCATTCGGGACAACGTCGCCTTCGGGCTGAAGGTCCAGGGGAAAGACGAAAACGTCGACGCGAAGGTCGAACAGGCTCTCGAGCGAGCGGCCTTACTCGAGGAAGTCGAGGATCAACTCGACTCGAGCGGACTAGATCTCTCGGGCGGTCAACAACAGCGCCTCTGTATCGCCCGCGCGATCGCCCCCGACCCGGAGGTCCTCCTGATGGACGAGCCGGCGTCGGCGCTGGATCCGATCGCCACGGCGAAGATTGAGGAGCTGATCGAGGAGTTATCTGAGGAGTACACCGTCGTCGTCGTCACCCACAACATGCAACAGGCCGCCCGCATCTCCGATAAGACGGCGGTCTTCCTCACCGGCGGCGAACTCGTCGAGTTCGACGACACCGAGAAGATCTTCGAAAATCCCGAGCACGACCGCGTCGAGGACTATATCACCGGTAAGTTCGGCTGA
- the phoU gene encoding phosphate signaling complex protein PhoU: protein MPRDEYQRQLQRLREDVLEMSDRVCERLERALAALETQDDNLATAVITGDHAINDRYLELEQACIELVALQQPVATDLRVVAASFKIITDLERIADLAVNLAEYARRAERRRYADVDIGYIGERVVEMVEAAMAAYAADDAAGARDVAAEDDEIDRRCESASEFVVRDLLETELEAEIGLTPDALSDEVSRMLLTIRDLERVGDHAVNIAARTLYMVENDDELIY from the coding sequence ATGCCCCGGGACGAGTACCAGCGGCAACTCCAGCGGCTGCGCGAGGACGTCCTCGAGATGAGCGACCGCGTCTGCGAGCGCCTCGAGCGCGCGCTGGCGGCCCTCGAGACCCAAGACGACAACCTCGCGACCGCCGTGATCACGGGCGATCACGCGATCAACGACCGCTACCTCGAGCTCGAGCAGGCGTGTATCGAATTGGTCGCGCTCCAGCAGCCGGTCGCCACCGACCTGCGCGTCGTCGCCGCCTCGTTCAAGATCATCACCGACCTCGAACGGATCGCCGACCTCGCCGTCAACCTCGCCGAGTACGCCCGGCGGGCCGAACGGCGGCGCTACGCCGACGTCGACATCGGCTACATCGGCGAGCGGGTCGTCGAGATGGTCGAGGCGGCGATGGCGGCCTACGCCGCCGACGACGCGGCCGGCGCCCGCGACGTCGCGGCCGAGGACGACGAAATCGACCGCCGCTGTGAGAGCGCCAGCGAGTTCGTCGTCCGGGACCTCCTCGAGACCGAACTCGAGGCGGAGATCGGGCTCACGCCCGACGCGCTCTCCGACGAGGTCTCGCGAATGTTGCTGACGATCCGGGACCTAGAACGGGTCGGCGACCACGCGGTCAACATCGCCGCGCGGACGCTGTACATGGTCGAAAACGACGACGAACTGATCTACTGA
- a CDS encoding RidA family protein — protein MGTDQADEPRPVRTTPARASESGRQQRDGTAFTGAFGTKTGSSDLLFVEGQLPESDGRLRVDEPPSRQLERCLANLESELERRGRTADDVLKLTLYLAEMDAYEDVDETYQSYFDETHPARTTVGVCDLLGGAAVTVDAVVAIE, from the coding sequence ATGGGAACAGACCAAGCCGACGAACCGCGTCCTGTTCGAACGACTCCCGCTCGAGCGAGCGAGAGCGGTCGACAGCAACGCGACGGAACGGCGTTTACCGGCGCGTTCGGAACGAAAACGGGGAGTTCGGACCTCCTCTTCGTCGAGGGACAGCTCCCGGAATCCGACGGCCGGCTCCGGGTCGACGAGCCGCCGTCCCGACAGCTCGAGCGGTGTCTAGCGAACCTCGAGTCGGAACTGGAGCGGCGCGGCCGCACGGCGGACGACGTGCTCAAGCTGACGCTTTACCTGGCGGAGATGGACGCCTACGAGGACGTCGACGAGACGTACCAATCGTACTTCGACGAGACCCACCCGGCGCGGACGACCGTCGGCGTCTGCGACCTCCTCGGCGGCGCGGCCGTGACCGTCGATGCCGTGGTCGCGATCGAGTAA
- a CDS encoding ArsR/SmtB family transcription factor has translation MAQATDRLQRYLEDELGECRSEDLECRLEELDALEETIGTARVETELDVLSALANETRYTLVRVLVAAGEELCVCELNAVVDVSESGLSHALSNLVDAGLVDARKDGRWKKYRATNRAVALVTVLEGSVGDVTGERVDDGVTDE, from the coding sequence ATGGCACAAGCGACGGACCGACTACAGCGATACCTTGAGGACGAGCTCGGCGAGTGCCGAAGCGAGGACCTCGAGTGTCGCCTCGAGGAGCTCGACGCGCTCGAGGAGACGATCGGGACGGCTCGAGTCGAAACTGAACTGGACGTACTCTCGGCGCTGGCCAACGAGACGCGCTACACGCTCGTTCGCGTCCTCGTGGCGGCCGGCGAGGAGCTATGCGTCTGCGAGCTCAACGCGGTCGTCGACGTCAGCGAGAGCGGGCTCAGCCACGCCCTCTCGAACCTCGTCGACGCGGGGCTGGTCGACGCCCGGAAGGACGGCCGCTGGAAGAAGTACCGCGCGACCAACCGCGCCGTCGCGCTCGTGACGGTCCTCGAGGGGAGCGTGGGAGACGTGACTGGCGAGCGCGTGGACGACGGGGTAACCGATGAGTAA
- the arsB gene encoding ACR3 family arsenite efflux transporter, whose translation MSNATHEHGPNCDCEACGDPRSMDFLDKYLTVWIFAAMAVGVGLGYVAPSVTEPIQDLHLVEVGLVAMMYPPLAKADYGRLPTVFRNWRVLGLSLVQNWLIGPTLMFGLAVFFFSGLVPGLPARPEYFLGLVFIGMARCIAMVLVWNELAEGSTEYVTGLVAFNSLFQIVTYGVYVWFFALFLPPVLGMESLAAEITTFNVTPKQVFWAIVVFLGIPFAGGILTRYVGTRAKGEEWYDEEFVPTIDPLTLVALLFTIVVMFATQGENIVAAPADVLLIAVPLTIYFVVMFLVSFGMGRGVGADYSTTTAIGFTAASNNFELAIAVAVAVFGVSSSVAFATVVGPLIEVPVLLALVHVALYFQRNLDWGGHDAGEPTAPTRETPTDD comes from the coding sequence ATGAGTAACGCGACGCACGAACACGGACCGAACTGCGACTGCGAGGCCTGCGGCGATCCGCGGTCGATGGACTTCCTCGACAAGTATCTGACCGTCTGGATCTTCGCCGCGATGGCTGTCGGCGTCGGCCTCGGCTACGTGGCGCCGTCGGTGACCGAGCCGATTCAGGACCTCCACCTCGTGGAGGTCGGACTCGTCGCCATGATGTACCCGCCGCTGGCGAAGGCCGACTACGGACGGCTGCCGACGGTGTTTCGCAACTGGCGCGTGCTCGGGTTGAGCCTCGTCCAGAACTGGCTGATCGGCCCGACGCTGATGTTCGGGCTCGCGGTCTTCTTCTTCAGCGGACTCGTCCCCGGCTTGCCCGCACGACCCGAGTACTTCCTGGGACTCGTGTTCATCGGGATGGCCCGGTGTATCGCGATGGTGCTCGTCTGGAACGAACTGGCGGAGGGATCGACCGAGTACGTGACCGGGCTGGTCGCCTTCAACAGCCTCTTCCAGATCGTCACCTACGGCGTCTACGTCTGGTTCTTCGCCCTGTTCCTGCCGCCGGTGCTCGGCATGGAGTCGCTCGCCGCCGAAATCACGACGTTCAACGTGACGCCCAAGCAGGTGTTCTGGGCGATCGTCGTCTTCCTCGGCATCCCCTTCGCAGGAGGAATCCTCACCCGATACGTCGGCACGCGAGCGAAGGGCGAGGAGTGGTACGACGAGGAGTTCGTCCCGACGATCGATCCGCTTACGCTGGTCGCCCTACTGTTTACCATCGTCGTGATGTTCGCCACACAGGGCGAGAACATCGTCGCCGCGCCCGCGGACGTGCTGTTGATCGCCGTCCCGCTGACGATCTACTTCGTCGTCATGTTCCTCGTGAGCTTCGGCATGGGCCGGGGCGTCGGCGCAGACTACTCGACGACGACCGCGATCGGCTTCACCGCGGCCTCGAACAACTTCGAACTCGCGATCGCCGTCGCGGTCGCCGTCTTCGGCGTCAGTTCCAGCGTCGCCTTCGCGACCGTCGTCGGCCCGCTCATCGAGGTCCCCGTGTTGCTCGCGCTGGTCCACGTCGCGCTGTACTTCCAGCGGAACCTGGACTGGGGCGGCCACGACGCCGGCGAACCGACCGCACCGACTCGAGAGACCCCCACTGACGACTAA
- a CDS encoding arsenate-mycothiol transferase ArsC: MSSTTDSTDTTRIALLCVRNAGRSQMATAFAEREREARGLKDRVEILTGGTDPADAVHDGVLEAMADAGFDLSDRTPREITEAELRSCDYVATMGCSTLDVGTVGADVDVRDWALEDPGGKNPDRVREIRDEVERRVTSLFDELEDV; this comes from the coding sequence ATGTCATCCACTACCGATTCCACCGACACGACCCGTATCGCCCTGCTGTGCGTCCGCAACGCCGGGCGCTCCCAGATGGCCACCGCCTTCGCCGAGCGCGAACGCGAGGCCCGCGGCCTCAAGGACCGCGTCGAGATCCTGACCGGCGGGACCGATCCCGCCGATGCGGTCCACGACGGCGTCCTCGAGGCGATGGCCGACGCCGGCTTCGACCTCTCCGATCGCACGCCGCGGGAGATCACGGAAGCCGAACTACGATCCTGCGACTACGTCGCGACGATGGGCTGTTCGACCCTGGACGTCGGGACGGTCGGCGCGGACGTCGACGTCCGCGACTGGGCGCTCGAGGATCCCGGTGGGAAGAACCCTGACCGGGTTCGCGAGATCCGCGACGAGGTCGAACGACGGGTAACGTCGCTGTTCGACGAACTCGAGGACGTGTAG
- a CDS encoding PstS family phosphate ABC transporter substrate-binding protein yields MADNQFGHDAVSRRKFIAATGAMGTAAIAGCSETTDEESGGEVIVKGSSTVFPISDEMAQRFMDENSDVNVTVDPTGTGGGFENHFCPGDADINGASRQIKSEEEDRCAGNNVTPIEMEIGGDALTVAVSNDNDWVDSMTFDQLAQIWSDDSVTTWSDVESDWPDEEIKLYGPATTSGTYDWFTANVNGGSHRTEYEGTEDDNTIIQGLEDSQYAMGYFGYAYYSENEDRVKALKIAESEDDEPTAPSLSAAKEGSYPLARPLFIYPAEESLSRDPVYNFVEFYLENSSADWIADEVGYVPSNQDMVDENMSKLEDATSE; encoded by the coding sequence ATGGCAGACAACCAGTTCGGACACGACGCAGTATCGCGGCGGAAGTTCATCGCCGCGACCGGTGCTATGGGTACGGCTGCTATTGCAGGTTGCAGTGAAACGACCGATGAGGAGAGCGGTGGCGAAGTTATCGTCAAGGGCTCGAGTACCGTCTTCCCGATCTCTGACGAGATGGCACAGCGGTTCATGGACGAGAACTCGGACGTCAACGTCACGGTCGACCCGACCGGTACCGGTGGCGGCTTCGAGAACCACTTCTGTCCCGGAGACGCCGACATCAACGGCGCATCGCGCCAGATCAAGTCAGAGGAGGAGGACCGCTGTGCCGGGAACAACGTCACGCCGATCGAGATGGAGATCGGTGGCGACGCGCTCACAGTGGCTGTCAGCAACGACAACGACTGGGTCGATAGTATGACCTTCGACCAGCTGGCACAGATCTGGAGCGACGACAGTGTCACCACGTGGTCCGACGTCGAGTCCGACTGGCCCGACGAAGAAATCAAGCTCTACGGTCCCGCCACGACCTCAGGGACCTATGATTGGTTCACCGCGAACGTCAACGGTGGCAGCCACCGGACCGAGTACGAGGGAACCGAGGATGACAACACCATCATTCAGGGCCTCGAGGACAGCCAGTACGCGATGGGATACTTCGGCTACGCCTACTATTCCGAAAACGAGGACCGCGTCAAGGCCCTCAAGATCGCAGAGAGTGAAGATGACGAGCCTACCGCTCCGAGTCTGTCGGCGGCCAAGGAGGGTTCATATCCGCTGGCCCGACCGCTGTTCATCTACCCCGCCGAGGAATCTCTCAGTCGCGATCCGGTCTACAACTTCGTCGAGTTCTACCTCGAGAACTCGAGCGCTGACTGGATCGCCGACGAGGTCGGCTACGTCCCATCGAACCAGGATATGGTCGACGAGAACATGAGCAAACTCGAAGACGCGACGAGCGAGTAA
- the pstC gene encoding phosphate ABC transporter permease subunit PstC, with the protein MSETSIEADLTQSANARNAKERLYHGLLFGCATLTVFVTISIIVTLAIDTIEFFQMIDPYSFFTGTRWVLRSEDPVLGVLPLVSATLTVTIVSALVAIPIGTAAAVYLSEYASDRMRSVLKPALEILAGIPTVVYGFFALVYLTPWLQQLGLEVSLFNLLSASIMVGIMIIPMVSSISEDAMSAVPDSLRQAGYGLGATKFEVTTKIVVPASISGIFSSYILALSRAIGETMIVVVAGGSMARMFDPSNPFANLFNSGQTMTAAMVQAVTTDLSGGTPGYYSMFAIGLTLFAITFTMNLLSNHIAARYREEYQ; encoded by the coding sequence ATGAGTGAGACATCGATAGAAGCCGATCTTACGCAATCGGCGAACGCACGGAACGCAAAGGAACGGTTGTACCACGGACTGTTATTTGGGTGTGCGACACTGACAGTTTTCGTTACGATCAGCATCATCGTCACGCTGGCGATCGACACCATCGAATTCTTCCAAATGATCGACCCGTACTCGTTCTTCACCGGAACGAGGTGGGTCCTTCGGAGCGAAGACCCGGTTCTCGGGGTCCTGCCGCTGGTGAGCGCCACGCTTACCGTGACGATCGTCTCGGCGCTCGTCGCAATACCGATCGGCACCGCCGCCGCGGTCTATCTGAGCGAGTATGCCAGCGATCGAATGCGGTCAGTGCTGAAACCGGCGCTCGAAATCCTCGCGGGGATTCCAACCGTCGTCTACGGATTCTTCGCGCTCGTCTACCTGACGCCGTGGCTCCAGCAGTTGGGACTCGAGGTGAGCCTGTTTAACCTGCTCTCCGCGTCGATCATGGTCGGGATCATGATCATCCCAATGGTCTCCTCGATCAGCGAGGACGCCATGAGCGCGGTGCCGGACTCGCTCCGTCAGGCGGGGTACGGCCTCGGCGCCACGAAGTTCGAAGTCACGACGAAGATCGTCGTCCCCGCGTCGATCTCGGGGATCTTCTCGTCGTACATCCTCGCGCTCTCGCGGGCGATCGGTGAGACGATGATCGTCGTCGTCGCCGGCGGGAGTATGGCGCGCATGTTCGATCCGTCGAACCCGTTTGCAAATCTCTTCAACTCCGGCCAGACGATGACCGCCGCCATGGTGCAGGCGGTCACGACGGACCTGTCCGGTGGAACCCCCGGCTACTACTCCATGTTCGCGATCGGGCTGACGCTGTTCGCGATCACGTTCACCATGAATCTACTCAGCAACCACATCGCCGCACGCTACCGGGAGGAATACCAATGA
- the pstA gene encoding phosphate ABC transporter permease PstA: MATTDESTGAWFGADGQVSQLRGQLFKASCLGATLLALFLVFVFLVYVAVDAIEPASADPSWWATVATTVAVPGIALSVYYYRFDPRAGEVAYTAVGLPIAATLLAGGVGIVFRHIVSPHEWFALTVAALVAYGVLELYDRVRAAGAFERAAISAFVIVFTIVGLPGLVPSVRSLLLSLPVLPAAPLSLLGTFVVPVALVTGWYVRHARESERAGLIAGGLTVAAAALGVISGPLVGVSWTTWLLLTTVVGVPVGLYVEGVFRRGEGVSGLALPVVLAAGAVICAGVVDMAGFAGPDIWLNWEFLTTAHNRTPREAGIYPALVGSVMMIIVVAIAAFPVGIGAAIYLEEYAPNEGVFGSFVELIEINIANLAGVPSVVYGLLGLTLFVKSGGLRPGIVIVGGLTVALLILPIVIVSSQEAIRSVPDSQRQAAYGMGATKWQTTRSVVLPRAMPGILTGTILALGRAIGETAPLLMVGVAAVVRISPDSFYGLFSAMPRQLYSWAGLAQPDFYHGVLAAGVLVLLIVLLMMNGTAILLRNKYQRND, from the coding sequence ATGGCGACGACCGACGAGTCGACGGGCGCCTGGTTCGGTGCGGACGGACAGGTGAGTCAGCTCCGTGGACAGCTATTCAAAGCCAGCTGCCTCGGCGCCACATTGCTCGCGCTCTTCCTCGTGTTCGTGTTCCTCGTCTACGTCGCAGTCGACGCAATCGAACCGGCGTCGGCCGATCCGAGCTGGTGGGCGACGGTCGCGACGACCGTCGCAGTCCCGGGGATCGCCCTCTCGGTCTACTACTACCGCTTCGATCCGCGAGCGGGCGAAGTCGCGTACACGGCGGTCGGACTACCGATCGCCGCGACGCTGCTCGCCGGCGGCGTCGGCATCGTTTTCAGACACATCGTCAGCCCACACGAATGGTTCGCCCTCACGGTCGCGGCGCTCGTTGCGTACGGCGTGCTCGAACTCTACGATCGGGTTCGAGCAGCCGGCGCGTTCGAGCGGGCCGCGATTAGCGCGTTCGTCATCGTGTTCACGATCGTCGGACTCCCCGGACTTGTTCCGAGCGTCCGGTCACTGCTCCTGTCGCTTCCGGTTCTCCCGGCGGCGCCATTATCGCTGCTAGGAACGTTCGTGGTTCCGGTCGCGCTGGTGACCGGCTGGTATGTCCGTCACGCCCGCGAGAGCGAGCGCGCGGGCCTGATTGCCGGTGGCTTGACGGTCGCCGCGGCCGCGCTCGGCGTCATCTCCGGGCCGCTCGTCGGCGTCTCGTGGACGACATGGCTCCTGCTGACTACGGTCGTCGGCGTCCCCGTCGGATTGTACGTCGAAGGTGTGTTCAGACGCGGTGAGGGCGTCTCCGGGCTCGCGCTGCCGGTCGTACTTGCAGCGGGCGCGGTCATCTGCGCTGGCGTCGTCGACATGGCCGGATTTGCCGGGCCAGACATCTGGCTCAATTGGGAGTTCTTGACCACTGCCCACAACCGGACACCGCGGGAAGCGGGGATCTATCCCGCGCTCGTCGGATCGGTGATGATGATCATCGTCGTCGCCATCGCAGCGTTCCCCGTGGGCATCGGCGCCGCGATCTACCTCGAGGAGTACGCGCCGAACGAGGGAGTGTTCGGATCGTTCGTCGAACTCATCGAAATCAATATCGCGAATCTCGCCGGCGTGCCGTCGGTGGTCTACGGATTGCTCGGCCTGACCCTATTCGTCAAGTCGGGCGGGTTACGACCTGGGATCGTCATCGTCGGCGGGCTGACGGTCGCGCTGCTCATTCTGCCAATCGTCATCGTCTCCTCCCAGGAGGCGATTCGGTCCGTCCCCGACTCCCAGCGACAGGCGGCATACGGCATGGGTGCGACGAAGTGGCAGACGACCCGCAGCGTCGTCCTGCCACGGGCGATGCCCGGTATTCTGACCGGGACGATCCTCGCGCTCGGCCGCGCGATCGGCGAGACGGCGCCGCTACTGATGGTCGGCGTCGCGGCAGTCGTTCGAATCTCACCGGATTCGTTCTACGGGCTGTTCAGCGCGATGCCGCGACAACTCTACTCGTGGGCGGGGTTGGCCCAGCCGGACTTCTATCACGGCGTCTTGGCGGCCGGGGTCCTCGTCCTGCTCATCGTCTTGCTGATGATGAACGGCACTGCGATCCTGCTTCGCAACAAGTACCAACGAAACGACTGA
- a CDS encoding DUF7511 domain-containing protein: MSESANGYDDRTIKQRLASARAAAEGESARRKQLECLVVRYRNRPDRCTITPRECSEEERLTHWLSADLSAVVDLEDAR; the protein is encoded by the coding sequence ATGAGCGAATCCGCAAACGGCTACGACGATCGCACGATCAAACAGCGACTGGCCAGCGCCCGGGCCGCGGCCGAGGGCGAGTCGGCTCGCCGGAAACAGCTCGAGTGTCTCGTCGTTCGCTACCGAAACCGACCCGATCGGTGCACGATCACGCCCCGGGAGTGTTCCGAGGAGGAGCGGCTCACCCACTGGCTGTCGGCCGATCTATCGGCGGTCGTCGATCTCGAGGACGCTCGCTGA